The Bosea sp. 685 DNA window GTGCTCGATCCCCTCCGTGGGGCGGCAGCTCAGCGTCAGATCCTTGAAAGCGTCGATCGGAACGGCGGGAATGTCGCGCCAGCTCCGGACGGAAAGCGGCGTCCGGCCTCTCGCCGCGGCGAAGCGGCGATAGGGCTGATTGTTTTCGAACTGGTAGGCGAAGATGCGCAGCGCCAGCCGGTCGAAATCCTCGTCCGCCGCGTCTTCCCTGTCGAAGAACTCCAGCAGGGTCGCAATGATCTGCGCTTCCGTCACGTCCATGCACACCTTCCCAGACATCAAGGCGCAATCCGGCAGGTTTCCGGTCTGCGACCCGCTGTCCGGCCAATGGCGCGAGCATGGAAAAGGGGCGGCTTGCCACCCTATGTCCCGCATCCCTACGCCGGTATGAGCCGGATCAGGTTCGGAGGGTCACCGCGTTGCTCGAAACGGGTTCGAGCCGGCGGAATCTCAGCCTCCTAGCGAGGCCCCCCTGGGAACGGGCGCACCATGACGGCGGCAGCGCGGCCATGTCAAGAATGCGACATGCCGATGGCTCGCTATCGCGGCTGACTTCAGCTCTCTTGGCTTTGAGCACGCGGCTGCGGCAAGCTGGTAATGATCGCTCCCGCCACGACGAGCAATCCAGGCAAAACGATGCTCTCGCTCAGCATCTCCTTGAAGACGACATAGCCGATGAGCGTCAGGAACGGCACGCGCAGCGTGTCGGCGGCACAGAGTTGCAGTGCAGAGCCATAACGCGACGCATTCGCCAGCGCCGTCTGCGTGACGAAACCGGCAAGCATGAGCACGCAAACCGCCGCGGAAACCCCGAGCACGTCCTCAAGATCGAAGTCGCGCGGCTGAGCCGCTCCCCCCATGTCGAGGCCGATCAAGAGCGCGCACAGATAAACCGGAAGCTGCACGGCATGCATGACGAACACGATCAGGACAACGCTCTTGCTCTCGGCCAGTCGGGCCAGCATCAAATTCGTGATCGTCAGCAGGGCGACCGCCGCGACCGGGATCAGCAGGCGCGCATCATGCGAGACGCCCTGCGAGAACAGCAGATAGGCGCTGCCAACGGCGATGAGCGACAATCCCAGGCAGGCGACGGGCCCGGGGATCAAACCCGCCACGACGAGGCCCAGCAGCGCCGCAAAGAGTGGCCCCGAGAACTCGATCGTCGCGATGAAGCCCAGGGGAAGATTGGCCAGGCTCCAGATCAACGCCAAGGACCCGATCAGATGAATCAGGCTGCGCTGGACATGATAGCCGAACTGCATCCCCGACAATTGGCGCAGGGCTGCCTTGCTCCTGAAGACGAAAAATCCGGCAAGGATGAGCGAGCCGGCGGAGCGGATCGCCGCGATCTCGACGATGCGGAAGGAGTGCGACAGATAGCGAATGGCTATCGCCACCGCGATATAGGCCAGGAAATAGGCCAGCATCCAAACCGAGAATACGATGAAACGGCGCTTCAACCAGTCCATGGAATACCCAGAAGCATTCGCTCCAGAATGGCCATCCTCACCGGCAAGGATAATTTGACCTGTCGAAAATAGCCCGCATTCGGCAGCGCGTCGCATGACACGTCGAGCTCGGAGAAACGCGGCAGGGGGTTCAGGATCAGGATGTCCGATTTCGCATCGAGGATCTTCTTGGCGGTCAGCGTGAAGGGTTCCGTCTCGATTTCCTTGTCGATAGCCTCGCTGCCCAGAGACGCATGCGCGAAGCGGCTCATGTCCTGCATCTGAATGATCAGGACGTCATGGTCCAGGGTCTCCCTGACGTCATGAACGAAGGAGACCTTGCAGCCCAGGCTCGCCAGCAACGCGATGGCTTCGCGCATGGGCGGATTGATCGGCACGCCCGGCAGGGAGCAAAGCGTGAAGCGCCGGGGCGGCGAGAGGCGCAGCATTTTCACGAAGGACAGGGCAAAGCGCGCACGCGTATCGCTCGACAGGGCAATCGACAGGTCTTTGACGTCCCCGCGCAGTTTGCGGATAGCGAAGAGATCGATCAAAGCCTGGGTCGGGTGCTCGTCGGCGCCGTTGCCGGCATTGATGACCGGCAGATAGCTCAACCGCCCGGTCTGATATGGCAGGCTCTCGGTATGCGAGCGCACCACGATCAGGTCGCTATAAGCCTCCACGGTGCGGATATGATCGTCGAGCGTTTCGCCTGTCGCGCTGCCCATCCGGCTGCGGTCGGTATCGTAGACGTCGAGCGATTGATGACCCAGGCGCAAGGCCGCGGCCTGAAAGCCCAGCCGCGTCCGTGTGCTGCGCTGGTCGAACAGGGTCGCGATCACCTTTGGCCGCCGCCTTATGAGATGAAGCCGGGCCGGCTGGTCGCCAGGCGCATCCTCTTCATTCTCTTCCGCCAGGAAGCGCTCGGCGCGCGCGAAGATATCGTCGAGATCGTCGCGCGACACGGAATCGGCGCCAAGCAGGTCCTTGCCGCTTGGATAGTTCGGCCTCTGCATGGCGCCTCGCTCCCGTTCCGGCTCTCTTACCGCGGGGACGCGCTCAAGCAACTTCCGGCCGCTTCCTCACGGCAACCGCAGCGGGCGCCGTGAGGTTCCCGACAAGGCTCATCCTGTCGGAGGCCACGCGATCCTTGATGATCGCGAGCAAAGCCTCGTCGGACATCGGTTTCGCGAGGATGTATCCTTGTATCCCATGCAAGCTGAAACCGCGCATCACGGCAAGCTGCGCTGCCGTTTCGATGCCTTCGACGATGATCGACAGCCCAAGCTTATGAGCCAGATCGGTGATCGCGGTCATCAGCGCGTTCACTTTGACCGACGAATCGATCTCATGGCTGAAGCTCTTGTCGATCTTGATGATGTCGATCGGCAGTTTGGCCAGATAACTCAGGGATGAGTATCCGGTCCCGAAATCGTCGAGCGCTATCCTGACGCCCATGGCTCGCAGCTTCTTCAAGCTCTCGATGATGTGCGGCGCATCCTCGATGAGCGTCGATTCCGTGATCTCGAGCGTCAGACGGCGCGCCGGCAGGCCCGTCTTGCGCAAAATCGCGGCGACGATCGCGACGAGGTCGTGATCGCTCTCGAACTGCCGGGCCGAGACGTTGACGCTGACACCGACATTACGCGGCCAGGCCAGGGCGGTGCGCACGGCGGTTTCGATCGCCCATGTCCCCAGGACCTTGATCAAGCCGGTGCGCTCGGCCACGGGAATGAAAGTCGTGGGGCTGACCACACCGCGCCGCGGATGATCCCAGCGCAGCAGCGCCTCGACCAGCGTGACGCTGCCGGAGCGCGGGTTGTAGATCGGCTGGTAGACGAGCTGAAATTGCCCGGCGCGGATCGCGTCCCGCAGATCGACCTCGAAAGCCAGGTGCTCATCGTGCTCGACGCTCAGCTGCGGCGTATAGACGACCAAATGGTTCCGGCCGTCCGACTTGGCCTTGTAGAGCGCAATGTCGGCGCGCTTGAGGGCCTGTTCGACAGCCAGGCCGGCCTCGGCAACGACGATGCCGACGCTGGCGGTCGCGGCGATGCTGCGCCCCTTGATCCGCCTCTGGGAGCCGATCCGCGTCAGGACACGGCGCGCGAGCTCGACCGCCTCTGTGCTCCCGCGTGACGTGACGATCATGAACTCGTCGCCGCCCATCCGCGCGGCGATATCGCCAGAGCCGAGGCAAGACGCCAGGGTCTCGCTGATCGAGAGAAGCAATGCGTCGCCCACATCATGCCCATAGGTGTCGTTGATGCTCTTGAAGTCATCGACATCGATGGAGAGGAGCGCGGTATCTTGTTTGTGTGCCAGCTGGTTCTCGATCTTGAGCAGGATCGAACGCCGGTTGTCCAAATTGGTCAGCGTGTCGCGATTGGCCAGGATCTCGAGCTCCTCCATCGTGCGATGGCGGGACACGAACATCTCGTGAATGATCTGCGTGCTGGAGAAGGTCAAAATCGTCGTCAGCGCGACCGTCAGCGCGATCAGGACATAGGCCGGCTCCAGGGTCGCAGCCAATGCCCAGGTGAAAGGGGCGCCGGAGATCAGGACCTGGATCTTCGTGATCAGGGGGCGCGAGGTGTTGCGCCCCGATATCCCCGCGAGATAGCCGATCGACTGCGCGATCGCCAGAACGGCGACCGGCTGGCTCGGATAGCGCCACAGGGCGTAGCAGCTGAATCCGGCAATGAGCGCGGCCGTTCCCCAGGCCCCAATCATCGCAAGCCGCTCGAAACGGACCGCGTCGAAGGTTGCGCCAGAGACGGCTCGAGCCCGCTCATAGAGTCTGTGGCAAGCGAACCGGAACAGTCCCAGGCAAGCCATCAGGACGGACAGGCCATAGAACACGAGATCATGGCCGGCGAGCAGGCCCGCTCCCAGCATGACGATGGTGACCGTGATCGAACCGACAAGAATAGGCCCGGGCGTGGCATAAAGCGCCGCGACCAGCTGGGCATTCATCGTATCCTGATCTTCGGGGAGCCGTGCTGCCTCAGCAACATTATTTGTGCTTCTGGACATAGGACACACTCGGCTCAGAGCCGAGTTCAACCCAGCTCGCATCATTTTGGCTCCT harbors:
- a CDS encoding DMT family transporter, which encodes MDWLKRRFIVFSVWMLAYFLAYIAVAIAIRYLSHSFRIVEIAAIRSAGSLILAGFFVFRSKAALRQLSGMQFGYHVQRSLIHLIGSLALIWSLANLPLGFIATIEFSGPLFAALLGLVVAGLIPGPVACLGLSLIAVGSAYLLFSQGVSHDARLLIPVAAVALLTITNLMLARLAESKSVVLIVFVMHAVQLPVYLCALLIGLDMGGAAQPRDFDLEDVLGVSAAVCVLMLAGFVTQTALANASRYGSALQLCAADTLRVPFLTLIGYVVFKEMLSESIVLPGLLVVAGAIITSLPQPRAQSQES
- a CDS encoding putative bifunctional diguanylate cyclase/phosphodiesterase; translation: MNAQLVAALYATPGPILVGSITVTIVMLGAGLLAGHDLVFYGLSVLMACLGLFRFACHRLYERARAVSGATFDAVRFERLAMIGAWGTAALIAGFSCYALWRYPSQPVAVLAIAQSIGYLAGISGRNTSRPLITKIQVLISGAPFTWALAATLEPAYVLIALTVALTTILTFSSTQIIHEMFVSRHRTMEELEILANRDTLTNLDNRRSILLKIENQLAHKQDTALLSIDVDDFKSINDTYGHDVGDALLLSISETLASCLGSGDIAARMGGDEFMIVTSRGSTEAVELARRVLTRIGSQRRIKGRSIAATASVGIVVAEAGLAVEQALKRADIALYKAKSDGRNHLVVYTPQLSVEHDEHLAFEVDLRDAIRAGQFQLVYQPIYNPRSGSVTLVEALLRWDHPRRGVVSPTTFIPVAERTGLIKVLGTWAIETAVRTALAWPRNVGVSVNVSARQFESDHDLVAIVAAILRKTGLPARRLTLEITESTLIEDAPHIIESLKKLRAMGVRIALDDFGTGYSSLSYLAKLPIDIIKIDKSFSHEIDSSVKVNALMTAITDLAHKLGLSIIVEGIETAAQLAVMRGFSLHGIQGYILAKPMSDEALLAIIKDRVASDRMSLVGNLTAPAAVAVRKRPEVA